The Lycium ferocissimum isolate CSIRO_LF1 chromosome 1, AGI_CSIRO_Lferr_CH_V1, whole genome shotgun sequence genome includes a region encoding these proteins:
- the LOC132031208 gene encoding transcription factor bHLH104-like — translation MDELDSFRDNMNWDLIDINSFIDEAPSDFFWNHQTQNHRTLTELDAPLSTATFQEECLETECPRKRGRNESCSKQGNKACRERLRREKLNERFSELCSVLEPGRPVKTDKMAILGDAIRVLNQLKTESEQYKEMNQKLMEEIKTLKAEKNELREEKLALKADKERMEQELKATAAPASFIPPHPTAYQPAVNKMPVFPSYGYVPMWHYLPPSSRDTSQDHELRPPAA, via the exons ATGGATGAATTGGATTCATTTCGAGACAACATGAATTGGGACTTAATTGATATCAACAGTTTTATAGATGAAGCACCTTCTGATTTCTTTTGGAACCATCAAACCCAAAACCACag AACTTTGACAGAACTCGATGCGCCTCTCAGCACTGCTACATTTCAGGAGGAGTGTCTAGAAACAGAATGCCCCCGGAAGAG aGGCCGTAATGAGTCGTGCAGCAAACAAGGGAACAAAGCTTGCCGTGAGAGATTAAGAAGGGAAAAGTTGAATGAAAG GTTTTCAGAATTATGCTCTGTTTTGGAACCTGGGAGACCTGTAAAAACAGACAAAATGGCCATACTTGGTGATGCCATTCGTGTTTTGAACCAACTGAAGACCGAATCTGAGCAATACAAAGAGATGAACCAAAAGCTTATGGAAGAGATCAAGACCTTGAAG GCAGAGAAGAATGAACTTCGTGAAGAGAAACTCGCGCTGAAGGCAGACAAAGAGAGGATGGAGCAAGAGTTGAAAGCTACGGCTGCTCCAGCAAGTTTTATTCCACCTCATCCAACAGCATATCAGCCGGCAGTAAATAAGATGCCTGTTTTCCCTAGTTATGGTTATGTGCCAATGTGGCATTATCTACCACCTTCTTCGCGGGACACATCTCAAGATCATGAGCTCAGGCCTCCTGCTGCTTGA